The following proteins are encoded in a genomic region of Prosthecobacter sp.:
- a CDS encoding pyridoxamine 5'-phosphate oxidase family protein, whose protein sequence is MKIDNDVTREAQQLVMNCKNAVLATADDQGHPHATWMTTQVTGDLEEIVSITAPTSQKVAELRRNPQAEWMFASASLETLVYLSGFTRIVEGEAAKRYWDQMPGKAQAYYRKYCQTEDYHKFAVIRTEVSKVVLCKPYAYKKTVVFDKHAKPTVKLQD, encoded by the coding sequence ATGAAAATCGACAATGATGTGACCCGCGAGGCTCAGCAACTGGTGATGAATTGCAAAAATGCCGTGCTGGCCACGGCGGATGACCAGGGGCATCCACATGCCACATGGATGACCACGCAGGTCACGGGCGATTTGGAGGAGATCGTCTCAATCACGGCGCCCACCTCGCAAAAAGTGGCCGAGTTGCGGCGCAATCCGCAGGCAGAGTGGATGTTCGCCTCGGCGTCGTTGGAGACGCTCGTTTACCTTTCCGGCTTCACGCGGATCGTCGAGGGCGAGGCAGCGAAGCGTTACTGGGACCAGATGCCGGGCAAAGCGCAGGCCTACTACCGCAAATATTGCCAGACCGAGGACTACCACAAATTCGCCGTCATCCGCACCGAGGTAAGCAAGGTGGTGCTGTGCAAACCTTACGCGTACAAGAAAACCGTCGTCTTCGACAAGCACGCGAAGCCCACTGTGAAGCTTCAGGACTGA
- a CDS encoding YkgJ family cysteine cluster protein: MSEASPLDTTTPWYACQRCGNCCRWPGDVRVTDEEITRIAAFLDMPRIEFIEQCTRLNANRTGLSIIDKPNGECLFLEGVNVCRIQPVKPAQCEGFPNAWKFPGWREKCEAVEMPRPAAVQS, from the coding sequence ATGAGCGAAGCCTCCCCACTTGACACCACCACGCCCTGGTATGCCTGCCAGCGCTGTGGCAACTGCTGCCGCTGGCCGGGCGACGTGCGTGTCACGGACGAGGAGATCACCCGCATCGCGGCGTTTCTGGACATGCCCCGGATCGAGTTCATCGAGCAATGCACCCGCCTGAATGCCAACCGCACCGGCCTGAGCATCATCGACAAGCCGAACGGCGAGTGTCTGTTCCTCGAAGGCGTGAATGTCTGCCGCATCCAGCCGGTGAAACCGGCACAGTGCGAAGGATTCCCCAATGCGTGGAAATTTCCCGGCTGGCGGGAGAAGTGCGAGGCGGTGGAGATGCCCCGCCCTGCCGCAGTTCAGTCCTGA
- a CDS encoding urease accessory UreF family protein: MKLHLLPSITLLPTPHDTADEAQIIEDWSRGLDWVKWLLGSVRARTELLLVDDGVLPLPAAWEEFTEGVLREVLGPALKSAWQSAQAGDLEGLIATDAALSAQLPAAAAKRSVFAGAVLLKSTRHARYQAVLGRLREAVEQGRCDGHIAIVWAAVGHFFQLSLTNVIAEYLHLEWDIVTRDEMIQEKPAGRHSIAGLTSQIMHDASSEVVLRVVDA; the protein is encoded by the coding sequence ATGAAACTTCATCTGCTGCCATCCATCACCCTGCTACCGACACCGCATGACACAGCGGATGAGGCGCAGATCATCGAGGACTGGTCCCGTGGTCTGGACTGGGTGAAGTGGTTGCTCGGCAGTGTGCGTGCGCGGACGGAGCTGTTGTTGGTGGACGACGGCGTGCTGCCTTTGCCTGCGGCATGGGAGGAGTTCACGGAAGGGGTGTTGCGGGAGGTGCTCGGCCCGGCGCTCAAGTCGGCCTGGCAGTCCGCTCAGGCCGGCGATCTGGAAGGTCTCATCGCCACAGATGCGGCCTTGTCGGCACAGCTTCCTGCCGCTGCGGCAAAACGCAGCGTGTTCGCGGGTGCCGTGCTCCTTAAATCAACGCGCCATGCCCGCTATCAGGCCGTGCTGGGCCGTTTGCGTGAGGCGGTGGAGCAGGGGCGGTGTGATGGACACATCGCCATCGTGTGGGCGGCGGTCGGACATTTTTTCCAGCTCAGCCTTACCAATGTGATCGCCGAATACCTTCATTTGGAATGGGACATCGTCACGCGGGACGAGATGATTCAGGAAAAGCCCGCCGGGCGGCACAGCATCGCCGGACTCACCAGTCAGATCATGCACGACGCCTCATCTGAGGTGGTGCTGCGTGTGGTGGATGCGTGA
- a CDS encoding TonB-dependent receptor: protein MRQLPITLLLALTTASFAADPSAPKKTAPSKTKKIPEIVITATRTASPASKVPAVVKTLDKKQMEERLVRTFPEALRETPGITIQKTSNGQGSPFIRGFTGFRNLLLIDGTRFNNSTFREGPNQYWNTIDQFALDHIEVLPSQGGTLYGSDAIGGTVNAFTKGSGFLSEAEGSFFTHGQADYRYASAERSHVEHLEASIGQGQQWGLHLGGTLSQFNDVRTRQGIQRHTGYDQWAFDVRLDVALDDQWQFTIVHQQARQNDVWRTHDTTSGVSFAGTTIGTNRLRLFDQERSLSYLRLAGHDLHGMIDAASLTLSLQTAGEDQYRITGPGVVSYNDVDVTTLGVDLQLESASPIGKLVYGIDYYHDWIESDGANNFAGPVADDSSYDLLGIFIQDEINVCDRVHLFLGGRFTHVRADLGKFRNPVTLTQSNYSDEWANFSASARFLIDLDEHDRFQLFGGVSQSFRAPNLSDLSRDDFSATGIIEVPSTGLNPETYLTYELGLKAQTEAVTTSFSYFFTQIEDMIVRRATGVPGQVSKTNGGDGYMQGVEFATRWQINPHWSVFGQIAWVEGEADQFIGTTQQTRREPLGKIAPLVGFGGVRWQTKDRRFWTELVCLSYGEAARLSTLDQADTSRIPPNGTPSFWLLSLRGGCKVNDHLILTASLENLLNQTYRYHGSGSNEPGFGVNLGATVMF, encoded by the coding sequence ATGCGCCAACTCCCGATCACGCTTCTCCTTGCCCTGACCACGGCGTCTTTCGCCGCAGATCCGTCTGCGCCGAAAAAAACGGCACCTTCGAAGACGAAGAAAATCCCTGAAATCGTCATCACCGCCACGCGAACCGCAAGTCCTGCATCCAAAGTGCCTGCGGTGGTCAAGACGCTCGACAAGAAGCAGATGGAAGAACGCCTCGTGCGCACCTTCCCTGAAGCGTTGCGTGAAACCCCGGGCATCACCATTCAAAAGACCTCCAACGGCCAAGGTTCGCCCTTCATCCGCGGGTTCACCGGATTCCGCAACCTGCTGCTCATCGACGGCACTCGATTCAACAACTCTACCTTCCGCGAAGGCCCGAACCAGTATTGGAACACCATCGATCAGTTCGCCCTTGATCACATCGAGGTGCTGCCCTCGCAAGGTGGCACGCTCTATGGCAGCGACGCCATCGGCGGCACCGTGAACGCCTTCACCAAAGGCTCCGGCTTCCTCAGCGAAGCGGAAGGCAGCTTCTTCACCCACGGTCAGGCCGACTACCGCTACGCCAGCGCCGAACGCAGCCACGTCGAGCATCTCGAAGCCAGCATCGGCCAGGGCCAGCAGTGGGGGCTGCACCTCGGCGGCACCTTGAGCCAGTTCAACGACGTGCGCACGCGCCAGGGCATCCAGCGCCACACCGGCTATGACCAGTGGGCCTTCGATGTCCGCCTCGATGTCGCCCTGGATGACCAGTGGCAGTTCACCATTGTGCATCAGCAGGCACGTCAAAACGATGTGTGGCGCACACATGACACCACCTCCGGCGTGTCGTTTGCCGGCACCACCATCGGCACCAACCGCCTGCGCCTGTTTGACCAGGAACGCAGCCTGTCCTACCTGCGCCTCGCCGGCCATGATCTGCACGGCATGATCGACGCCGCCAGCCTCACCCTTTCGCTGCAAACCGCCGGCGAAGACCAATATCGCATCACCGGCCCCGGCGTGGTGAGCTATAACGATGTCGATGTCACCACGCTCGGTGTCGATCTTCAGCTCGAAAGCGCCTCGCCGATCGGCAAGCTCGTCTATGGCATCGACTACTACCACGACTGGATCGAATCCGACGGTGCGAACAATTTTGCCGGGCCCGTGGCCGATGATTCGAGTTATGACCTCCTCGGCATTTTCATCCAGGACGAAATCAACGTCTGCGACCGCGTGCATCTCTTCCTCGGCGGTCGTTTCACCCATGTGCGCGCCGATTTGGGGAAATTCCGCAATCCCGTGACCCTCACCCAGTCCAACTACTCGGATGAATGGGCCAACTTCTCCGCGAGCGCCCGCTTCCTCATCGACCTCGATGAACACGACCGCTTCCAGCTCTTCGGCGGCGTTTCACAAAGCTTCCGCGCACCCAACCTCTCCGATCTCTCCCGCGATGACTTCTCCGCCACCGGCATCATCGAAGTTCCCTCCACCGGCCTCAATCCCGAGACCTATCTGACCTATGAACTCGGTCTCAAAGCCCAGACCGAGGCCGTCACCACCAGCTTCAGCTATTTCTTCACCCAGATCGAAGACATGATCGTGCGCCGTGCCACCGGCGTGCCCGGCCAGGTGTCCAAAACCAACGGCGGCGACGGCTACATGCAGGGCGTCGAGTTCGCCACGCGCTGGCAGATCAACCCACATTGGAGTGTGTTCGGCCAGATCGCGTGGGTCGAAGGCGAGGCGGATCAATTCATCGGCACCACTCAGCAGACACGCCGCGAACCGCTCGGCAAGATCGCCCCGCTCGTTGGTTTCGGCGGCGTGCGCTGGCAGACGAAGGACCGCCGCTTCTGGACGGAACTCGTCTGCCTCAGCTACGGCGAAGCCGCCCGTCTCAGCACCCTCGACCAGGCCGACACCTCGCGCATCCCGCCCAACGGCACGCCCTCCTTCTGGCTGCTCAGCCTGCGCGGCGGCTGCAAGGTCAACGACCACCTCATCCTCACCGCCAGCCTCGAAAACCTCCTCAATCAAACCTACCGCTACCACGGCTCCGGCTCCAACGAACCCGGCTTTGGCGTGAACCTGGGTGCCACGGTGATGTTTTAA
- a CDS encoding acetyl-CoA carboxylase carboxyltransferase subunit alpha, translating into MKQVLEFEKPVAKLREEIEEAKKKLAAKPSDKLANQIADLETKADTLQRDIHANLSPWQRVQISRHIARPFMLDYIKHCCEEFVELHGDRHIGDDNAMPAGFATIGGQRVAILGHQKGRDTKENLLRNFGSAHPEGYRKALRLMRMAEKFSLPIVTLIDTPGAFPGIGAEERNIAEAIAFNLREMMTLRTPVIAIVIGEGGSGGALGIGIADRVLMMENAYYSVISPEGCAAILWKHREHAPEAASALKLSAQDLSKLGVIDGIIPEPLGGAHNDHVTAAAALKGAVLATLAELGKIPTAKLLEQRYQKFRALGQFTEG; encoded by the coding sequence ATGAAACAAGTTTTGGAATTCGAAAAACCCGTCGCCAAACTCCGCGAGGAAATCGAGGAGGCCAAAAAGAAGCTCGCTGCCAAGCCCAGCGACAAGCTTGCTAATCAGATCGCCGATCTCGAGACCAAGGCCGACACCTTGCAACGAGACATCCACGCCAACCTCTCCCCCTGGCAGCGAGTGCAAATATCCCGCCACATCGCCCGGCCCTTCATGCTCGATTACATCAAGCACTGCTGCGAGGAGTTCGTGGAATTGCACGGCGACCGCCACATCGGCGATGACAACGCCATGCCCGCCGGATTCGCTACCATCGGCGGCCAGCGTGTCGCCATCCTCGGCCATCAGAAGGGCCGTGACACGAAGGAAAACCTCCTCCGCAACTTCGGCAGCGCCCATCCCGAAGGTTATCGCAAGGCGCTTCGTCTCATGCGCATGGCCGAAAAGTTCAGCCTGCCCATCGTCACCCTCATCGACACGCCCGGAGCTTTCCCCGGCATCGGCGCTGAAGAACGCAACATCGCCGAAGCCATCGCCTTCAACCTGCGCGAGATGATGACCCTGCGCACGCCCGTCATCGCCATCGTCATCGGCGAAGGCGGCAGCGGCGGCGCTCTCGGCATCGGCATCGCCGACCGCGTCCTCATGATGGAAAACGCCTACTACTCCGTCATCAGCCCCGAAGGCTGCGCCGCGATTCTCTGGAAACACCGTGAGCATGCTCCCGAGGCCGCCTCCGCGCTCAAACTCAGCGCCCAGGATCTGTCGAAGCTCGGCGTCATCGACGGCATCATCCCCGAACCTCTCGGCGGTGCTCACAACGACCACGTCACCGCCGCCGCCGCCCTCAAAGGCGCCGTGCTCGCCACGCTGGCCGAACTCGGCAAAATCCCGACCGCGAAACTGCTGGAACAGCGCTATCAAAAATTCCGCGCCCTCGGGCAGTTCACGGAAGGCTGA
- a CDS encoding LysM peptidoglycan-binding domain-containing protein has product MARTQIKLLIFLITTGLVAGTLAMGYWVYMNILLKESQVENDIAAMKGLDRPRIDPGARRFEAAVELIRSGKIEEGREALYKLRQQFPDSATCADAMRIIGEINMDQLYSPNNTAGKKDYIVQPGDSLNLIATKQGTTVDSIIRSSGLMSFNLQPGDHLTIIPMDFHLGVSVSKKQVMLLRKVGDKEYLFKVYDAKDIRLPPGTRLPVEMEIAGKNAIFDGKPVISTDPNYMEADKWIPGSKAGVSLRTPPVARALPVEEPKAPSRKKELTPAATPAPVPTEAAETGIFLAREDIEELFALVRKGSKLSLVR; this is encoded by the coding sequence ATGGCACGCACCCAGATCAAACTGCTGATTTTCCTCATCACCACAGGCCTGGTGGCCGGCACGCTGGCGATGGGATACTGGGTTTACATGAACATCCTGCTCAAAGAGAGCCAGGTGGAGAACGACATCGCCGCTATGAAGGGACTGGACCGCCCGCGCATCGACCCCGGCGCACGTCGTTTCGAGGCCGCCGTCGAACTCATCCGCAGCGGCAAGATCGAGGAAGGCCGCGAGGCGCTCTACAAGCTGCGCCAGCAGTTCCCCGACTCCGCCACCTGCGCCGACGCCATGCGCATCATTGGCGAGATCAACATGGACCAGCTCTATTCCCCGAACAACACGGCGGGCAAGAAGGACTACATCGTGCAGCCGGGTGATTCGCTGAACCTCATCGCCACCAAGCAGGGCACCACCGTGGATTCCATCATCCGCTCCAGCGGATTGATGAGCTTCAATCTCCAACCGGGCGATCATCTCACGATCATCCCGATGGACTTCCATCTCGGCGTCAGCGTGTCTAAAAAACAGGTCATGTTGCTGCGCAAAGTCGGCGACAAAGAATATCTCTTCAAAGTCTATGACGCGAAGGACATCCGCCTGCCGCCCGGCACGCGCCTGCCCGTGGAAATGGAAATCGCCGGAAAAAATGCCATCTTCGACGGCAAGCCCGTCATCTCCACCGACCCCAACTACATGGAGGCGGACAAATGGATTCCCGGCAGCAAAGCCGGCGTCAGCCTCCGCACACCGCCCGTCGCACGTGCCCTGCCCGTGGAGGAGCCGAAGGCTCCCTCCAGGAAAAAAGAACTCACCCCTGCTGCCACTCCGGCCCCGGTGCCCACCGAAGCCGCTGAAACCGGCATTTTTCTCGCCCGCGAAGACATCGAAGAACTCTTTGCACTGGTGCGCAAAGGGTCAAAGTTGAGCCTCGTGAGATAA
- a CDS encoding RNA methyltransferase gives MKLPPHLLDEIVLSLGEVFVGRRYADKVIEFTFKRHRKWGSRDRRIFAESIYECVRWWRWYWYLAGLPDTEHTQPEEITPERLWRVWAAYWITNGRDLPKDETAPEVKPGDVLQRAKQGASPAIRAAIPDWLEERGSRELGAAWPSLRESLNLPADVFMRVNTLKNDRRALRERLGQEGFETEAVDNVPSALRLKQRANLFGTDSYKAGLFEVQDAASQLIAPFLQPEPGMRVIDACAGGGGKALHLAALMRNKGRILALDVHAWKLAELRKRASRAGADIIEAREIEGSKTVKRLAQKAERVLLDVPCSGLGVLRRNPDAKWKLSDAEIDRLIALQAEILESYCRMVAPGGKLVYATCSILPSENERQVQAFLAKHGDEWTLEEELHRTPETGAFDGFYAARLLRKGKTVEVAHETHETGAGTEQTEVVSAPESS, from the coding sequence ATGAAGCTCCCCCCCCATCTGCTTGATGAAATCGTCCTTTCCCTCGGGGAGGTGTTTGTGGGGCGGAGATATGCGGACAAGGTGATCGAGTTTACATTCAAACGGCATCGCAAATGGGGCAGCCGCGACCGCCGCATCTTTGCGGAGTCGATCTATGAGTGCGTGCGCTGGTGGCGCTGGTACTGGTATCTGGCCGGTTTGCCCGACACGGAGCACACCCAGCCGGAAGAAATCACCCCGGAGCGGCTGTGGCGCGTGTGGGCGGCTTATTGGATCACGAACGGGCGCGATCTGCCGAAGGATGAAACGGCACCGGAGGTGAAACCGGGCGATGTGCTGCAACGGGCGAAGCAGGGCGCATCACCGGCGATTCGTGCCGCGATTCCCGACTGGCTGGAGGAACGCGGCAGCCGCGAACTCGGCGCTGCATGGCCGTCGTTGCGTGAATCGCTGAATCTGCCGGCGGATGTGTTCATGCGCGTGAACACACTCAAAAATGACCGCCGTGCGCTGCGTGAGCGGCTGGGGCAGGAGGGATTCGAGACGGAGGCGGTGGATAATGTGCCGAGCGCGCTGCGCTTGAAGCAGCGGGCGAACCTGTTTGGCACCGACTCCTACAAAGCGGGTTTGTTTGAGGTGCAGGATGCGGCATCGCAGCTCATCGCGCCGTTTTTGCAGCCGGAACCGGGCATGCGGGTCATTGATGCCTGCGCTGGCGGCGGTGGGAAGGCGTTGCACCTCGCGGCGCTGATGCGCAACAAGGGCCGCATCCTCGCGCTGGACGTTCACGCGTGGAAACTGGCCGAGCTGCGCAAGCGTGCCTCACGCGCGGGCGCGGACATCATCGAGGCACGTGAAATCGAAGGTTCGAAGACCGTAAAACGTCTCGCGCAGAAGGCGGAACGCGTGCTGCTGGATGTGCCGTGCTCAGGTTTGGGCGTACTGCGCCGCAACCCGGATGCGAAGTGGAAACTCAGCGATGCGGAGATCGACCGGCTCATCGCCTTGCAGGCGGAGATTCTCGAAAGCTACTGCCGCATGGTCGCTCCCGGCGGCAAGCTCGTTTATGCCACGTGCAGCATCCTGCCGAGCGAGAACGAACGCCAAGTACAGGCGTTCCTGGCCAAGCACGGCGACGAATGGACGCTGGAAGAAGAATTGCACCGCACACCGGAGACGGGTGCGTTTGATGGTTTCTACGCAGCAAGGCTGCTGCGGAAGGGCAAGACCGTAGAGGTAGCCCACGAAACACACGAAACTGGAGCCGGAACTGAACAGACAGAGGTCGTGAGTGCGCCGGAGTCTTCGTAA
- a CDS encoding zinc ribbon domain-containing protein, giving the protein MPTYVYETIPQFEGEPTKRFELRQSMKDAALTQHPDSGQPIRRVPIGGTGLMGASSSSQSSGSGSCGSGCGCH; this is encoded by the coding sequence ATGCCCACCTACGTTTACGAAACCATCCCCCAGTTTGAAGGCGAGCCCACCAAGCGCTTCGAGCTCCGCCAGAGCATGAAGGACGCCGCGCTCACGCAGCATCCTGACAGCGGCCAACCGATCCGACGCGTCCCCATCGGCGGCACCGGCCTCATGGGAGCCAGCAGCAGTTCCCAATCATCCGGCAGCGGTTCCTGCGGCAGCGGCTGCGGGTGCCATTGA
- a CDS encoding MFS transporter, whose amino-acid sequence MRLLWAGFMAILAAGVGFAVRGGIFDNWAKEFGFTGAQLGAIGGMGFNGFCFGIILGGVVVDKIGYGKLIVLAFLLHVASALITFTASGGNAFMVLSLGMFIFAFANGALEAVANPLVATLFPENRTHYLNILHASWPAGMVIGVIIGWFLDDKMNINWRIQLALYLIPTVIYGLMFMGQKFPQSAAAAKGVSFGNMLKDVGILGGAVACFLLSFFAEGFFKDVIGLAPDLSKNLGYGVGGALLIGVGVITKFSLGSIVLFILFIAHALVGAVELGTDGWIQNITGNLFTPEQGKALFLWTSAIMFGLRFCAHWIEKTLKLSPVGLLFVCSALAAGGLTLAATMNSFTTALIALGIYAFGKTFFWPTMLAVASDRFPRTGAVAISIMGGIGMLSAGIIGGPGLGYMKDRFAGEDLKAKNPALFETYKAAAPSKFLNIDATAATGLDGKKLSEAKEAKEKTPDQQVVVAADQQGDRKTLKFDAYIPATMAAIYLLLLLYFKAIGGYKPITIDDEIAAEKA is encoded by the coding sequence TGGGCCGGCTTCATGGCCATCCTTGCCGCTGGCGTCGGCTTTGCCGTCCGTGGCGGCATCTTTGACAACTGGGCCAAGGAATTCGGCTTCACCGGAGCGCAACTCGGTGCCATCGGCGGCATGGGCTTCAACGGCTTCTGCTTCGGCATCATCCTCGGCGGCGTGGTGGTGGACAAGATCGGCTACGGCAAGCTCATCGTGCTGGCATTCCTGCTGCACGTCGCCTCGGCTCTCATCACCTTCACCGCCAGCGGTGGCAATGCCTTCATGGTGCTCTCGCTCGGCATGTTCATCTTCGCCTTCGCCAACGGGGCGCTGGAAGCCGTGGCCAATCCGCTCGTCGCCACGCTGTTCCCGGAAAACCGCACGCATTACCTCAACATCCTGCACGCCTCCTGGCCTGCCGGGATGGTGATCGGCGTGATCATCGGCTGGTTCCTCGACGACAAGATGAACATCAACTGGCGCATCCAGCTCGCGCTCTACCTCATCCCCACCGTGATCTACGGCCTCATGTTCATGGGTCAGAAGTTCCCGCAGTCTGCGGCTGCCGCCAAGGGCGTCAGCTTTGGCAACATGCTCAAGGATGTGGGCATCCTGGGTGGCGCAGTCGCCTGCTTCCTGCTCTCCTTCTTCGCGGAAGGCTTTTTCAAGGATGTGATCGGTCTCGCTCCCGATCTGTCCAAGAACCTCGGCTATGGTGTCGGTGGCGCGTTGCTCATCGGCGTGGGTGTGATCACCAAGTTCTCCCTCGGCTCGATTGTCCTGTTCATTCTTTTCATTGCCCACGCCCTCGTCGGTGCGGTGGAACTCGGCACGGACGGCTGGATTCAGAACATCACGGGTAACCTGTTCACCCCTGAGCAGGGCAAGGCGCTCTTCCTCTGGACCTCCGCCATCATGTTCGGCCTGCGCTTCTGCGCTCACTGGATCGAGAAGACCCTCAAGCTGTCCCCCGTGGGCCTGCTCTTCGTCTGCTCAGCGCTCGCCGCTGGTGGCCTGACGTTGGCCGCGACGATGAACTCCTTCACCACCGCGCTCATCGCCCTTGGCATCTATGCCTTTGGCAAGACCTTCTTCTGGCCCACCATGCTCGCTGTGGCCTCCGACCGCTTCCCGCGCACAGGCGCTGTCGCCATCTCCATCATGGGTGGCATCGGCATGCTCTCCGCCGGCATCATCGGCGGCCCGGGTCTGGGCTACATGAAGGACCGCTTCGCGGGTGAGGATCTCAAAGCCAAGAACCCGGCCTTGTTTGAAACCTACAAGGCCGCCGCTCCGAGCAAGTTCCTGAACATCGACGCCACCGCCGCCACCGGCTTGGATGGCAAGAAGCTCTCCGAGGCCAAGGAGGCCAAGGAAAAGACCCCGGATCAGCAGGTCGTCGTGGCCGCCGACCAGCAGGGCGACCGCAAGACCCTGAAGTTTGATGCCTACATCCCGGCCACCATGGCCGCGATCTACCTCCTCCTGCTGCTCTACTTCAAGGCCATCGGTGGCTACAAGCCGATCACCATCGACGATGAGATAGCTGCTGAGAAAGCATAA